In Deltaproteobacteria bacterium, one DNA window encodes the following:
- a CDS encoding DUF423 domain-containing protein — MEKFFFSAGAIAAFIGVALGAFGAHSLKDKLTPDMLAIFEVGVRYQMYHALGLLAVAWGASRWPEANFNAAGWAFIIGIIIFSGSLYLLSATGMRWLGAITPIGGLAFLAGWAIMVWSLNR, encoded by the coding sequence ATGGAAAAATTTTTCTTTTCCGCTGGCGCCATCGCCGCCTTCATCGGCGTTGCCCTGGGCGCTTTTGGCGCCCACTCGTTGAAGGATAAACTGACGCCGGACATGTTGGCGATTTTTGAGGTCGGCGTGCGCTACCAGATGTACCATGCACTGGGCTTGTTGGCGGTCGCTTGGGGCGCGAGCCGATGGCCCGAGGCCAACTTCAATGCCGCCGGCTGGGCATTTATCATCGGCATCATCATCTTTTCCGGCTCGCTCTATTTGCTCAGCGCCACCGGCATGCGCTGGCTCGGTGCGATCACGCCGATCGGCGGGCTGGCATTCCTTGCAGGCTGGGCGATCATGGTTTGGTCGTTGAATCGGTAG
- a CDS encoding amidohydrolase encodes MARDIVAIDIHVHLSDEASQKAKGDRTAQMARYFGRERPPVSIDEMADQYRARKMMAVIMNTRDETVTGLTPLPNDHVASAVKKHPDVFMAFGAIDPWTGKLAVDEVKRCHDLGLIGMGELNPARQHFYANDPRFYPIWEQCAKLKMAILFHGGMAAAGAGTPGGMGIKLKYSQPIHVDEVCADFPELKIISAHPTWPWTAESLAIARHKGNYYIDLSGWAPKYFPAELIHNITTLIQDKALFGSDWPAIGVERWLEEFAQVNMKPEIRKKIMLDNAVKFLGITL; translated from the coding sequence ATGGCAAGAGACATCGTCGCAATCGATATACACGTTCATCTATCGGATGAAGCGAGTCAAAAAGCGAAGGGCGATCGTACCGCGCAGATGGCGCGCTACTTCGGCCGCGAGCGGCCGCCGGTTTCCATCGATGAGATGGCGGACCAATATCGCGCGCGCAAGATGATGGCTGTGATCATGAACACCCGCGACGAAACGGTCACGGGTTTGACCCCGCTCCCCAACGATCACGTCGCCAGCGCAGTGAAAAAACATCCCGACGTCTTCATGGCCTTTGGCGCCATCGACCCCTGGACCGGCAAGCTGGCGGTGGACGAAGTCAAACGCTGCCATGATCTCGGCCTGATCGGCATGGGCGAGTTGAACCCGGCGCGCCAGCATTTCTATGCCAACGACCCGCGCTTCTACCCGATCTGGGAACAGTGCGCCAAGTTAAAAATGGCGATTTTGTTCCACGGCGGCATGGCCGCGGCCGGCGCCGGCACCCCGGGCGGCATGGGCATCAAGTTAAAATATAGCCAACCGATTCACGTCGACGAAGTCTGCGCTGACTTTCCGGAACTAAAAATCATCAGCGCCCACCCGACTTGGCCATGGACCGCGGAAAGCTTGGCCATCGCCCGCCACAAAGGCAATTATTACATCGACCTCTCCGGCTGGGCGCCGAAATATTTCCCAGCGGAGCTGATCCACAACATCACCACCTTGATCCAAGACAAAGCGCTGTTCGGCTCCGACTGGCCCGCCATCGGCGTCGAGCGCTGGTTGGAAGAGTTTGCCCAGGTGAACATGAAACCGGAAATCCGCAAGAAGATCATGCTGGACAACGCGGTGAAGTTTTTGGGCATCACGCTTTAA